A region from the Branchiostoma lanceolatum isolate klBraLanc5 chromosome 2, klBraLanc5.hap2, whole genome shotgun sequence genome encodes:
- the LOC136428363 gene encoding integrin beta-1-A-like produces the protein MPSKREAGSSHLGILLCLLVLASLAKSDQECSAPTCADCLRQGPKCGWCAEEGYQGPRCDLVTTLQKNACLSTKIQNPTTDGPTKTKARTFLGPSSLFEPLTLTELRMKKGKHDGIWSLLL, from the exons CAAAAGAGAAGCTGGTTCCAGTCACTTGGGTATATTGTTGTGCCTTCTCGTGTTGGCATCGTTGGCGAAAAGTG ATCAAGAATGCTCCGCTCCGACGTGCGCGGACTGTCTTCGCCAAGGTCCGAAATGCGGGTGGTGTGCAGAGGAG GGTTACCAAGGTCCGCGGTGTGACCTCGTCACCACGCTACAGAAGAATGCCTGCCTGTCAACCAAGATACAGAACCCAACAACAGACGGGCCAACAAAAACGAAGGCAAGAACATTTTTGGGACCTTCATCTTTATTTGAACCATTAACTCTAACAGAATTAagaatgaaaaaaggaaaacatgacGGGATTTGgtcactgttactgtaa